In Sulfurisphaera javensis, a single genomic region encodes these proteins:
- a CDS encoding DUF434 domain-containing protein codes for MSIQLSQQLLMAYEDYKYLLNRGYNRKTSLDLITGRYNLNKKERLLLYRCTHSDEEIKSVKEKIITSSNQIVIDGYNLAITLLSAIYNDEIFLCDDGFYRDLGLGKRKNDNEIIDALLLISEFLSNKELDFMIFLDSQISKSGEIAKILRERNIKAKVVNKVDKELIMQESTVSSNDFLVLSKAKRIYDVLGEIIKVSGIKVISIK; via the coding sequence ATGGCTTATGAGGACTACAAATACTTACTAAATAGAGGTTATAATAGAAAAACTTCTTTGGATCTTATAACTGGAAGATATAACTTAAACAAAAAGGAAAGACTTTTACTTTACAGATGTACCCATTCAGATGAAGAAATAAAATCAGTGAAGGAGAAAATCATAACTTCAAGTAATCAAATAGTAATTGATGGTTATAATTTAGCAATAACTCTTCTTTCAGCAATTTATAATGATGAGATATTCTTATGTGATGATGGTTTCTATAGAGATCTTGGGTTAGGAAAAAGAAAAAATGACAATGAAATAATAGATGCATTGCTCTTAATTTCTGAGTTTCTAAGTAATAAAGAATTGGACTTCATGATATTTCTTGATTCACAAATAAGTAAGAGTGGTGAAATAGCAAAAATACTTAGAGAAAGAAACATCAAAGCTAAGGTAGTTAATAAAGTTGATAAAGAATTGATAATGCAAGAAAGTACAGTTAGCAGTAACGATTTTTTGGTCTTAAGCAAAGCAAAAAGAATCTATGACGTATTAGGAGAAATAATTAAAGTAAGTGGAATAAAAGTTATTAGTATTAAATAA